The Miscanthus floridulus cultivar M001 chromosome 7, ASM1932011v1, whole genome shotgun sequence genome includes a region encoding these proteins:
- the LOC136467764 gene encoding uncharacterized protein isoform X1, with the protein MRARAALGRGWGALGLGSLRSPAPVSASIFAGSTNKTRRSHPSLFSSPNPRSHPPWRAPRSPAPAGGDLGEAGASCGELIGEGLDLAMAENTHGSGRRALGDLTNVLCKRPATSDLEKSTGGIKIRRIEKDTATGKGFDENAKTSSRGKGIVFGHLFDGVAKENFERPSIFQNTRVQHMAAEAAGLLSKEASDLKNHYASIDSFNLSDKEQDSSLESEGDYDDEDNDEMNGELPRHFCSSELANKTSTNDGDCLTQEEIVGSSGNQKPLSSLDATAGGDMPSSSVQHASMRTGGLEEAVATKSCACSFCLKAAFMWMDLHYQDARSRLSVLKKNIKFARLLEEKSRGGEYAANVAGYNSKRAVGMEFELSQQQRSLFLYTENALVRESTQLHSTFVKLKELRESCKTNLETISKSSMRK; encoded by the exons ATGCGAGCGCGCGCAGCGCTGGGGCGCGGGTGGGGTGCTCTCGGTCTCGGCTCGCTCAGGTCGCCCGCTCCAGTTTCCGCCTCCATTTTTGCTGGCTCCACCAACAAAACCCGACGCTCCCACCCCTCGCTCTTTTCCTCCCCAAACCCGCGCTCCCATCCTCCGTGGCGTGCACCTCGCTCCCCGGCTCCCGCGGGCGGCGACCTGGGAGAGGCGGGGGCGTCTTGCGGCGAG CTGATTGGTGAGGGTCTGGACCTAGCAATGGCGGAAAACACTCATGGTAGTGGTCGACGCGCGCTTGGGGACTTGACAAATGTCCTTTGCAAGCGACCAGCCACATCAGATCTGGAGAAGAGTACGGGTGGGATAAAGATCAGACGGATTGAAAAGGACACTGCGACTGGGAAAGGGTTTGATGAAAATGCAAAAACCAGCAGTAGAGGGAAGGGGATTGTATTTGGGCATTTGTTTGATGGTGTTGCCAAAGAGAATTTCGAAAGGCCTTCTATCTTTCAGAACACTAGGGTTCAACACATGGCTGCTGAAGCAGCTGGGCTGTTATCCAAGGAGGCCAGTGACTTGAAGAACCATTATGCATCAATCGATTCATTTAATCTCAGTGATAAGGAGCAGGATTCTTCGCTGGAATCTGAAGGTGActatgatgatgaagataatgatgagatGAATGGTGAACTGCCACGCCATTTTTGCAGCTCAGAGCTAGCTAATAAAACATCAACAAATGACGGCGATTGCTTGACTCAGGAGGAGATAGTTGGGTCATCAGGAAATCAGAAGCCTCTGTCTTCATTGGATGCTACGGCAGGTGGTGACATGCCAAGTTCTAGTGTTCAGCATGCTTCTATGAGAACTGGGGGTTTGGAAGAAGCTGTCGCCACAAAATCTTGTGCTTGTTCTTTCTGTCTTAAGG CTGCTTTTATGTGGATGGATCTCCATTATCAGGATGCAAGAAGCCGGCTTTCTG TATTGAAGAAAAACATCAAGTTTGCCAGGTTGTTGGAGGAAAAAAGTAGAGGAGGTGAATATGCTGCCAATGTAGCCGGATATAACTCAAAGCGAGCTGTGGGAATGGAGTTCGAACTATCTCAACAACAGAGATCACTCTTTCTTTATACAGAAAATGCCCTTGTCCGCGAGTCAACACAGCTT
- the LOC136467764 gene encoding uncharacterized protein isoform X2, which translates to MAENTHGSGRRALGDLTNVLCKRPATSDLEKSTGGIKIRRIEKDTATGKGFDENAKTSSRGKGIVFGHLFDGVAKENFERPSIFQNTRVQHMAAEAAGLLSKEASDLKNHYASIDSFNLSDKEQDSSLESEGDYDDEDNDEMNGELPRHFCSSELANKTSTNDGDCLTQEEIVGSSGNQKPLSSLDATAGGDMPSSSVQHASMRTGGLEEAVATKSCACSFCLKAAFMWMDLHYQDARSRLSVLKKNIKFARLLEEKSRGGEYAANVAGYNSKRAVGMEFELSQQQRSLFLYTENALVRESTQLHSTFVKLKELRESCKTNLETISKSSMRK; encoded by the exons ATGGCGGAAAACACTCATGGTAGTGGTCGACGCGCGCTTGGGGACTTGACAAATGTCCTTTGCAAGCGACCAGCCACATCAGATCTGGAGAAGAGTACGGGTGGGATAAAGATCAGACGGATTGAAAAGGACACTGCGACTGGGAAAGGGTTTGATGAAAATGCAAAAACCAGCAGTAGAGGGAAGGGGATTGTATTTGGGCATTTGTTTGATGGTGTTGCCAAAGAGAATTTCGAAAGGCCTTCTATCTTTCAGAACACTAGGGTTCAACACATGGCTGCTGAAGCAGCTGGGCTGTTATCCAAGGAGGCCAGTGACTTGAAGAACCATTATGCATCAATCGATTCATTTAATCTCAGTGATAAGGAGCAGGATTCTTCGCTGGAATCTGAAGGTGActatgatgatgaagataatgatgagatGAATGGTGAACTGCCACGCCATTTTTGCAGCTCAGAGCTAGCTAATAAAACATCAACAAATGACGGCGATTGCTTGACTCAGGAGGAGATAGTTGGGTCATCAGGAAATCAGAAGCCTCTGTCTTCATTGGATGCTACGGCAGGTGGTGACATGCCAAGTTCTAGTGTTCAGCATGCTTCTATGAGAACTGGGGGTTTGGAAGAAGCTGTCGCCACAAAATCTTGTGCTTGTTCTTTCTGTCTTAAGG CTGCTTTTATGTGGATGGATCTCCATTATCAGGATGCAAGAAGCCGGCTTTCTG TATTGAAGAAAAACATCAAGTTTGCCAGGTTGTTGGAGGAAAAAAGTAGAGGAGGTGAATATGCTGCCAATGTAGCCGGATATAACTCAAAGCGAGCTGTGGGAATGGAGTTCGAACTATCTCAACAACAGAGATCACTCTTTCTTTATACAGAAAATGCCCTTGTCCGCGAGTCAACACAGCTT